The window TCGACGGCTACGAGGCGACCACCCAGCACATCGCCCAGGCGCAGCTGGGAGCTCAGGAGGAGGTGCTGGTTGTCGACGCGCCGCCCTACCTCGACGTGTCGCCGGTGCAGAACCTGCAGGAACTGCAACTGCTGGAACGCGGGGTGCCGTACCGCGCGATCTACGACCGGTCCTCGCTGGAGATGGCGGGCCACTACGACTTCATGATGGAGTGCGTGCGGGCCGGTGAACAGGCACGCACGATGAACGCCGTGACGATGAAGATGCTGATCATCGACCGCAAGGTCGCCTTCGTCCCGAACGTGTTCGGCGGCGGGGAGACCAGTTCCGCGCTCATCGTCCGGGCCTCGCCCCTGCTCGACGCCCTGCTGGAGTGCTTCGAGTGGCTGTGGGCGAAAGCCGTTCCGGTGGGCGGTGATCCGGCTGATCGCGACGCGGGCCTGCCGCGTCCCGGCGAGCCGACCCAGCGCGACCGGCGGCTGCTGGCGCTGATGGCCACCGGGATGAAGGACCGCGCCATCGCCCGCACGCTCGGCATCACCGAGCGGACGCTGAGCAGGCACATCCACGAGCTGATGACCTCCTTGGAGGCCGACACCCGCTTCCAGGCGGGGATGCAGGCTTTCCGCCGCGGCTGGCTGCGCCCGTCCGGGGAGGACGGGCGGGACTGACCGGTGTCCGACATTGTCCGGTTTCGACGGTCCATTTCGATCATGGTTGCCCTACCGTCGTGCGGAACCCGCGAGCCTGGAGGTGGACGGCAGCACGATGTCACCTTTAGCCCGACTCAACGCCTACCTGTCCGAACAACGCGACCGCCGTGCCGCCCGCCGCGTCGCCCGCCGTTCGCTGCGCGGGCTCGCCGTCAGCCCGGATCCGTTGCACCGCCACCACTTGCTCGGCCAACTCGCCGCCGCACTGCGGATGACCGCGGACTTCGGCGCCGCCCACGTGCTCGAACTCCTGCGGCGCAGCGAGGCTCAACTGGCCTGGGAGGAGCGGTCCTCGGCAAGCGACGATCCGCTGGCAGGCGACCCCGCCGTCGCCGAGGTTCTCGACGCGCTGGCGACCACGGCAGGCGCCGAGGCCCGCGCCCGCCTGGTGCTCGCCCTCCATGAGGCCGCCGCGCCATGGATCGCCGCCCACGTCCGCCGAGGCGACATCCTGCTCGACGTCGCCGCCGCCTACCGACGGCTCGCGTCAGGTCAGTGATCATCACCCGATGATCTTCACCCAATCGAATGATCGACAAGACCACGCCGGACCGGAAAGGTAAGCTTCCAGCGCGAATGCTCCAGCTTGGCCGACATCGCGCTCAACGCGGCCACCGCCGAAGCCATGCTCGCGCAGGTGCCTGCCCCCCTTCCCGCCTGACTGATCCGCCTCCCCGAAATTCAAGGTTTGGGTCACCTGCTGTGTGACGGTGCGGCCGGTTGGGGACCGTGGTCGGGTGCCGCCACGGTCCCCTTAGCCGGCGGTGGGGGGCCGATTGCCTACGCCTGGCAGCCCGCGACCTCCGGGTAGTCGCAACGCGACGTCGCCGGGTTCGGTCCCGAATCCTGCACATAGTGCAGACGTTGTCCGTCGTGTCCCATCGCGCACGGCAGCTCATAAGCGTGTTCGTGCGCGACGCAGGCGATGTAGTGGTCGCACTTGGTGGGATGCGGGTAGTTGCCGTCCGCCTTGTCCGAGCAGTCGAAGGCGAAGCTCGCCGGGACCACGGCGATCATGCCGCCGTCTCGGGTGGCGCCGGAGCGGTAGCGGCCGGTCGCCGGAGCGAGTGCCTGGTGGGCGGTGAAGCCGGGGAATGCCATGGTTCTCCTTGCTCAGCGGTCGTAGTACGGGGCGAGCGGGCTAGCCAGGAACGGGAACTGCTCGGTGACATCCACCCGCGCGGCATGTTTCTCCGTGACGCCGGTGGTGCGGTGGGTGTAGGTGAAGACGACGTTCACCAGCGTGCGCACACCCGAGAGCCGCGACGGGGTGACCTCGACGCCGGTCAGCGACAGGCTGCGGGCGAACTGCTCGGTGGCGTGGGCGTAGATGGCCGGGTAGCGCATCGCCAGGTAGTTGACCGCGCGGTGCTCATCGGTGGCGCCCGCGTTGTCCGCCAGCTGCTGGATCCGGGCGAACAGCTCCCGGGCGGCGGCCTGGAAGTCGTTCTCCGCCAAGGCTTCCGGGCGGGGGATCGCGGCGATGAAGGACTCGGTGTCGAACGAGTACACCTGGTCGAAGGCGAGCATCGGCACGATGAGGCCGTTGCACATGTCGGCGGGGGCGAGCCCGGCGGCGGCGCCGATGATTACGTCGATGTCGCCGGACACCGGGGCCGGGCGGATCGCCTCGATCACCATGTCCAGGTCGGTGGCGTCGCGGGGGAGCAGCAGGTAGGACTCCTGACCCTCGATGGAGAACACCCAGCACAGCTGCCGCGCCAGGTAGCGGTTCGCCGGGTCGGAGAGCACCGCGTGCGCGGTCTCGCGGTCGGTCAGGCCCGCGGTGTCGGCGCGGCCGGTGGCCTGGGCGAACTCCTTCTCCAGCCCCAGGCTGGGGAAGCGGGGTTCGATCCGGCCGATCGCGTACACGTACCGGACGTTCACGGACTTGGGGCCGCCCGCCGGGCGCACCCCGGGTGCGGGGGCCGCGGCGGGCACGATCGAGGCCGGGCCAGGGGTGGGATCGACGGCGTCGAGTAGCTCGGTCATCTGTCCTTCGCTCATCTACTTGGTGGTGCGGGGCGCGAATGACACCCAGCGGTTGAGGGCGGCGGCCCGCTTGGTGCAGCCGCCGCAGGG is drawn from Actinokineospora alba and contains these coding sequences:
- a CDS encoding helix-turn-helix transcriptional regulator, whose amino-acid sequence is MYLLEPVGLSESDNAAYVALVGARKVTAAELAKLVNVSTASAGRSLRRLTDAGLVTRLRTRPTRFVPAPPEVAVEALVARRQQDLRDLRADSRELAQRLDETFPTIRAGLVELVDGYEATTQHIAQAQLGAQEEVLVVDAPPYLDVSPVQNLQELQLLERGVPYRAIYDRSSLEMAGHYDFMMECVRAGEQARTMNAVTMKMLIIDRKVAFVPNVFGGGETSSALIVRASPLLDALLECFEWLWAKAVPVGGDPADRDAGLPRPGEPTQRDRRLLALMATGMKDRAIARTLGITERTLSRHIHELMTSLEADTRFQAGMQAFRRGWLRPSGEDGRD
- a CDS encoding chitin binding peritrophin-A domain-containing protein is translated as MAFPGFTAHQALAPATGRYRSGATRDGGMIAVVPASFAFDCSDKADGNYPHPTKCDHYIACVAHEHAYELPCAMGHDGQRLHYVQDSGPNPATSRCDYPEVAGCQA
- a CDS encoding cyanobactin maturation protease PatG family protein; this encodes MTELLDAVDPTPGPASIVPAAAPAPGVRPAGGPKSVNVRYVYAIGRIEPRFPSLGLEKEFAQATGRADTAGLTDRETAHAVLSDPANRYLARQLCWVFSIEGQESYLLLPRDATDLDMVIEAIRPAPVSGDIDVIIGAAAGLAPADMCNGLIVPMLAFDQVYSFDTESFIAAIPRPEALAENDFQAAARELFARIQQLADNAGATDEHRAVNYLAMRYPAIYAHATEQFARSLSLTGVEVTPSRLSGVRTLVNVVFTYTHRTTGVTEKHAARVDVTEQFPFLASPLAPYYDR